One region of Tamandua tetradactyla isolate mTamTet1 chromosome 6, mTamTet1.pri, whole genome shotgun sequence genomic DNA includes:
- the LOC143687366 gene encoding primary amine oxidase, lung isozyme-like isoform X1: MAVFITLSLLSVLVTGMGESGVGSEEGIEKGGKPGLPPRCPSVSPSAHPWTHSGQSQLFADLNQEELTAVMSFLTQQLGPSLVDAGQARPSDNCIFSVELKLPPKAAALAHLDRGSPPPPREALAIIFFGGQPQPNVSELVVGPLPHPSYLRDVTMERHGGPLPYYRRPVLGQEYLDIDQMIFDRELPQAAGLLHHCCFYKRKERNLVTMTTGPRGLQSGDRATWFGLYYNVSGAGIFLHPVGLELLVDHKALDPARWTIQKVFYQGRYFESLVQLEEHFEAGLVNVVLVPDNGTGGSWFLKTQVPLGPAAPLQFHPQGPRFSVQGNRVTSSLWTFSFGLGAFSGPRIFDVRFQGERLAYEISLQEALTIYGGNSPVAMLTRYIDGGFGMGKYASPLTRGVDCPYLATYMDWHFLLESQAPKTLHDAFCVFEQNQGLPLRRHHSEFYSYYFGGLAETVLVFRSVSTLVNYDYVWDMIFHPNGAIEVKFHATGYITSAFLFGAARRYGNQVGEHTLGTVHTHSAHFKVDLDVAGLENWVWAEDMAFVPSVVPWSPEHQLQRLQVTRKQLETEEQAAFPLGGPLPRYLYLASNHSNKWGHPRGYRIQVLSFAGEPLPQNSSMERAVSWGRYQLAVTQRKEEEPSSTSVFNQNDPWTPTVDFADFLNNETIAGEDLVAWVTAGFLHIPHAEDVPNTVTVGNGVGFFLRPYNFFDEDPSFDSADAVYFRRDEDSGDCEVNPLVCLPETAACAPDLPAFSHGGFSRN, from the exons ATGGCTGTCTTCATTACTTTGTCCTTGTTAAGTGTTCTGGTGACAGGCATGGGTGAAAGTGGGGTTGGAAGTGAGGAAGGGATTGAGAAGGGCGGTAAACCTGGTCTGCCACCCCGCTGCCCCTCCGTATCTCCCAGTGCCCATCCCTGGACACATTCTGGCCAGAGCCAGCTGTTTGCGGACCTGAACCAAGAGGAACTGACGGCTGTGATGAGCTTTCTGACCCAGCAGCTGGGGCCAAGCTTGGTGGATGCAGGACAAGCTCGCCCCTCAGACAACTGTATCTTCTCAGTGGAGCTGAAGTTGCCCCCCAAGGCTGCAGCCCTGGCCCACCTGGATAGGGGAAGCCCCCCACCTCCCCGGGAGGCCCTGGCCATCATCTTCTTTGGTGGACAACCCCAGCCCAACGTAAGCGAGCTGGTGGTGGGGCCACTGCCGCACCCATCCTACCTGCGGGATGTGACTATGGAGCGCCATGGGGGCCCCCTGCCCTATTACCGACGCCCTGTGCTGGGACAAGAGTACCTGGACATTGACCAGATGATCTTCGACCGAGAGCTGCCCCAGGCTGCCGGTCTCCTCCACCACTGTTGCTTCTATAAACGCAAAGAACGGAACCTGGTGACGATGACTACAGGTCCCCGTGGTCTGCAGTCGGGGGACCGAGCCACCTGGTTTGGCCTTTACTACAATGTCTCAGGGGCTGGGATTTTTCTCCACCCCGTGGGTTTGGAGCTGCTGGTAGACCACAAGGCTCTGGACCCTGCCCGCTGGACCATCCAGAAGGTGTTCTATCAAGGCCGCTACTTTGAGAGTCTGGTCCAGCTGGAGGAGCATTTTGAGGCTGGCCTGGTGAATGTGGTGTTGGTCCCCGACAATGGCACAGGTGGGTCCTGGTTTCTGAAAACCCAGGTGCCCCTAGGCCCAGCTGCCCCTCTTCAGTTCCATCCCCAGGGTCCCCGCTTCAGTGTGCAGGGGAATCGAGTGACCTCCTCACTGTGGACTTTCTCCTTTGGCCTAGGGGCTTTCAGTGGCCCAAGGATCTTTGATGTCCGCTTCCAGGGAGAACGACTAGCTTATGAGATCAGCCTCCAGGAGGCCTTGACAATCTATGGAGGAAATTCCCCAGTAGCAATGCTGACCCGTTATATTGATGGTGGCTTTGGCATGGGCAAGTACGCCTCACCTCTGACCCGTGGTGTGGACTGCCCCTACCTGGCCACCTACATGGACTGGCATTTCCTTTTGGAGTCCCAGGCCCCCAAGACATTACATGATGCCTTTTGTGTGTTTGAACAGAATCAGGGCCTCCCCCTGCGGCGACACCATTCAGAGTTTTACTCCTACTACTTTGGAGGCCTTGCGGAAACCGTGCTGGTCTTCAGATCTGTGTCTACCTTGGTCAACTACGACTATGTGTGGGATATGATCTTCCACCCCAATGGGGCCATAGAAGTCAAATTCCATGCCACAGGCTACATCACCTCAGCATTCCTCTTTGGTGCTGCCCGAAGGTATGGGAACCAGGTTGGGGAGCACACACTGGGCACTGTCCACACTCACAGTGCCCACTTCAAGGTGGATCTGGATGTAGCAG GTCTGGAGAACTGGGTCTGGGCTGAGGACATGGCCTTTGTCCCCTCGGTGGTGCCCTGGAGCCCCGAGCACCAGCTGCAGAGGCTGCAGGTGACCCGCAAGCAGCTGGAGACGGAGGAGCAGGCCGCCTTCCCCCTGGGAGGCCCCCTGCCTCGCTACCTGTACCTGGCCAGCAACCATAGCAACAAGTGGGGTCACCCACGTGGCTACCGCATCCAGGTGCTCAGCTTTGCTGGGGAGCCACTGCCCCAAAACAGCTCCATGGAGAGAGCCGTCAGTTGGGGGAG GTACCAGCTGGCCGTGACCCAGCGGAAGGAGGAGGAGCCCAGTAGCACCAGCGTCTTCAATCAGAACGACCCCTGGACCCCGACTGTGGACTTTGCTGACTTCCTCAACAATGAGACCATTGCTGGAGAG GACTTGGTGGCCTGGGTGACAGCTGGCTTCCTGCACATCCCACATGCAGAGGACGTCCCCAACACGGTGACTGTGGGGAACGGGGTGGGCTTCTTCCTCCGACCTTACAACTTCTTTGATGAGGACCCCTCCTTTGACTCTGCTGACGCCGTCTACTTCCGGAGAGACGAGGATTCAGGAGACTGTGAGGTCAACCCCCTGGTTTGCCTCCCCGAGACCGCTGCCTGTGCCCCTGACCTCCCTGCCTTCTCCCATGGGGGCTTCTCCCGTAACTAG
- the LOC143687366 gene encoding amine oxidase [copper-containing] 3-like isoform X2, which produces MSFLTQQLGPSLVDAGQARPSDNCIFSVELKLPPKAAALAHLDRGSPPPPREALAIIFFGGQPQPNVSELVVGPLPHPSYLRDVTMERHGGPLPYYRRPVLGQEYLDIDQMIFDRELPQAAGLLHHCCFYKRKERNLVTMTTGPRGLQSGDRATWFGLYYNVSGAGIFLHPVGLELLVDHKALDPARWTIQKVFYQGRYFESLVQLEEHFEAGLVNVVLVPDNGTGAFSGPRIFDVRFQGERLAYEISLQEALTIYGGNSPVAMLTRYIDGGFGMGKYASPLTRGVDCPYLATYMDWHFLLESQAPKTLHDAFCVFEQNQGLPLRRHHSEFYSYYFGGLAETVLVFRSVSTLVNYDYVWDMIFHPNGAIEVKFHATGYITSAFLFGAARRYGNQVGEHTLGTVHTHSAHFKVDLDVAGLENWVWAEDMAFVPSVVPWSPEHQLQRLQVTRKQLETEEQAAFPLGGPLPRYLYLASNHSNKWGHPRGYRIQVLSFAGEPLPQNSSMERAVSWGRYQLAVTQRKEEEPSSTSVFNQNDPWTPTVDFADFLNNETIAGEDLVAWVTAGFLHIPHAEDVPNTVTVGNGVGFFLRPYNFFDEDPSFDSADAVYFRRDEDSGDCEVNPLVCLPETAACAPDLPAFSHGGFSRN; this is translated from the exons ATGAGCTTTCTGACCCAGCAGCTGGGGCCAAGCTTGGTGGATGCAGGACAAGCTCGCCCCTCAGACAACTGTATCTTCTCAGTGGAGCTGAAGTTGCCCCCCAAGGCTGCAGCCCTGGCCCACCTGGATAGGGGAAGCCCCCCACCTCCCCGGGAGGCCCTGGCCATCATCTTCTTTGGTGGACAACCCCAGCCCAACGTAAGCGAGCTGGTGGTGGGGCCACTGCCGCACCCATCCTACCTGCGGGATGTGACTATGGAGCGCCATGGGGGCCCCCTGCCCTATTACCGACGCCCTGTGCTGGGACAAGAGTACCTGGACATTGACCAGATGATCTTCGACCGAGAGCTGCCCCAGGCTGCCGGTCTCCTCCACCACTGTTGCTTCTATAAACGCAAAGAACGGAACCTGGTGACGATGACTACAGGTCCCCGTGGTCTGCAGTCGGGGGACCGAGCCACCTGGTTTGGCCTTTACTACAATGTCTCAGGGGCTGGGATTTTTCTCCACCCCGTGGGTTTGGAGCTGCTGGTAGACCACAAGGCTCTGGACCCTGCCCGCTGGACCATCCAGAAGGTGTTCTATCAAGGCCGCTACTTTGAGAGTCTGGTCCAGCTGGAGGAGCATTTTGAGGCTGGCCTGGTGAATGTGGTGTTGGTCCCCGACAATGGCACAG GGGCTTTCAGTGGCCCAAGGATCTTTGATGTCCGCTTCCAGGGAGAACGACTAGCTTATGAGATCAGCCTCCAGGAGGCCTTGACAATCTATGGAGGAAATTCCCCAGTAGCAATGCTGACCCGTTATATTGATGGTGGCTTTGGCATGGGCAAGTACGCCTCACCTCTGACCCGTGGTGTGGACTGCCCCTACCTGGCCACCTACATGGACTGGCATTTCCTTTTGGAGTCCCAGGCCCCCAAGACATTACATGATGCCTTTTGTGTGTTTGAACAGAATCAGGGCCTCCCCCTGCGGCGACACCATTCAGAGTTTTACTCCTACTACTTTGGAGGCCTTGCGGAAACCGTGCTGGTCTTCAGATCTGTGTCTACCTTGGTCAACTACGACTATGTGTGGGATATGATCTTCCACCCCAATGGGGCCATAGAAGTCAAATTCCATGCCACAGGCTACATCACCTCAGCATTCCTCTTTGGTGCTGCCCGAAGGTATGGGAACCAGGTTGGGGAGCACACACTGGGCACTGTCCACACTCACAGTGCCCACTTCAAGGTGGATCTGGATGTAGCAG GTCTGGAGAACTGGGTCTGGGCTGAGGACATGGCCTTTGTCCCCTCGGTGGTGCCCTGGAGCCCCGAGCACCAGCTGCAGAGGCTGCAGGTGACCCGCAAGCAGCTGGAGACGGAGGAGCAGGCCGCCTTCCCCCTGGGAGGCCCCCTGCCTCGCTACCTGTACCTGGCCAGCAACCATAGCAACAAGTGGGGTCACCCACGTGGCTACCGCATCCAGGTGCTCAGCTTTGCTGGGGAGCCACTGCCCCAAAACAGCTCCATGGAGAGAGCCGTCAGTTGGGGGAG GTACCAGCTGGCCGTGACCCAGCGGAAGGAGGAGGAGCCCAGTAGCACCAGCGTCTTCAATCAGAACGACCCCTGGACCCCGACTGTGGACTTTGCTGACTTCCTCAACAATGAGACCATTGCTGGAGAG GACTTGGTGGCCTGGGTGACAGCTGGCTTCCTGCACATCCCACATGCAGAGGACGTCCCCAACACGGTGACTGTGGGGAACGGGGTGGGCTTCTTCCTCCGACCTTACAACTTCTTTGATGAGGACCCCTCCTTTGACTCTGCTGACGCCGTCTACTTCCGGAGAGACGAGGATTCAGGAGACTGTGAGGTCAACCCCCTGGTTTGCCTCCCCGAGACCGCTGCCTGTGCCCCTGACCTCCCTGCCTTCTCCCATGGGGGCTTCTCCCGTAACTAG
- the LOC143687366 gene encoding amine oxidase [copper-containing] 3-like isoform X3 — protein sequence MWCWSPTMAQNQGLPLRRHHSEFYSYYFGGLAETVLVFRSVSTLVNYDYVWDMIFHPNGAIEVKFHATGYITSAFLFGAARRYGNQVGEHTLGTVHTHSAHFKVDLDVAGLENWVWAEDMAFVPSVVPWSPEHQLQRLQVTRKQLETEEQAAFPLGGPLPRYLYLASNHSNKWGHPRGYRIQVLSFAGEPLPQNSSMERAVSWGRYQLAVTQRKEEEPSSTSVFNQNDPWTPTVDFADFLNNETIAGEDLVAWVTAGFLHIPHAEDVPNTVTVGNGVGFFLRPYNFFDEDPSFDSADAVYFRRDEDSGDCEVNPLVCLPETAACAPDLPAFSHGGFSRN from the exons ATGTGGTGTTGGTCCCCGACAATGGCACAG AATCAGGGCCTCCCCCTGCGGCGACACCATTCAGAGTTTTACTCCTACTACTTTGGAGGCCTTGCGGAAACCGTGCTGGTCTTCAGATCTGTGTCTACCTTGGTCAACTACGACTATGTGTGGGATATGATCTTCCACCCCAATGGGGCCATAGAAGTCAAATTCCATGCCACAGGCTACATCACCTCAGCATTCCTCTTTGGTGCTGCCCGAAGGTATGGGAACCAGGTTGGGGAGCACACACTGGGCACTGTCCACACTCACAGTGCCCACTTCAAGGTGGATCTGGATGTAGCAG GTCTGGAGAACTGGGTCTGGGCTGAGGACATGGCCTTTGTCCCCTCGGTGGTGCCCTGGAGCCCCGAGCACCAGCTGCAGAGGCTGCAGGTGACCCGCAAGCAGCTGGAGACGGAGGAGCAGGCCGCCTTCCCCCTGGGAGGCCCCCTGCCTCGCTACCTGTACCTGGCCAGCAACCATAGCAACAAGTGGGGTCACCCACGTGGCTACCGCATCCAGGTGCTCAGCTTTGCTGGGGAGCCACTGCCCCAAAACAGCTCCATGGAGAGAGCCGTCAGTTGGGGGAG GTACCAGCTGGCCGTGACCCAGCGGAAGGAGGAGGAGCCCAGTAGCACCAGCGTCTTCAATCAGAACGACCCCTGGACCCCGACTGTGGACTTTGCTGACTTCCTCAACAATGAGACCATTGCTGGAGAG GACTTGGTGGCCTGGGTGACAGCTGGCTTCCTGCACATCCCACATGCAGAGGACGTCCCCAACACGGTGACTGTGGGGAACGGGGTGGGCTTCTTCCTCCGACCTTACAACTTCTTTGATGAGGACCCCTCCTTTGACTCTGCTGACGCCGTCTACTTCCGGAGAGACGAGGATTCAGGAGACTGTGAGGTCAACCCCCTGGTTTGCCTCCCCGAGACCGCTGCCTGTGCCCCTGACCTCCCTGCCTTCTCCCATGGGGGCTTCTCCCGTAACTAG
- the LOC143687367 gene encoding amine oxidase [copper-containing] 3 isoform X2 — translation MNQKTTLVLLALAVITIFALVCVLLAGRGRDGGENILPPHCPSVSPSTQPWAHPGQNQLFADLNQEELMAVMSFLTQQLEPSLVDAGQARPSDNCIFSVELKLPPKAAALAHLDRGSPPPPREALAIIFFGGQPQPNVSELVVGPLPHPSYLRDVTMERHGGPLPYHRRPVLGQEYLDIDQMIFDRELPQAAGLLHHCCFYKRKERNLVTMTTGPRGLQSGDRATWFGLYYNVSGAGFFLHPVGLELLVDHKALDPARWTIQKVFYQGRYFESLVQLEEQFEAGLVNVVLVPDNGTGAFSGPRIFDVRFQGERLAYEISLQEALTIYGGNSPAAMLTRYIDGSFGMGKYASPLTRGVDCPYLATYMDWHFLLESQAPKTLHDAFCVFEQNQGLPLRRHHSEFYSYYFGGLAETVLVFRSVSTMLNYDYVWDMIFHPNGAIEVKFHATGYISSAFLFGAARRYGNQVGEHTLGTVHTHSAHFKVDLDVAGLENWVWAEDMAFVPSVVPWSPEHQLQRLQVTRKQLETEEQAAFPLGGPLPRYLYLASNHSNKWGHPRGYRIQVLSFAGEPLPQNSSMERAVSWGRYQLAVTQRKEEEPSSTSVFNQNDPWTPTVDFADFLNNETIAGEDLVAWVTAGFLHIPHAEDVPNTVTVGNGVGFFLRPYNFFDEDPSFDSADAVYFWRDEDSGDCEVNPLVCLPETAACAPDLPAFSHGGFSRN, via the exons ATGAACCAGAAGACCACCCTGGTGCTGCTGGCTCTGGCTGTTATTACCATCTTTGCCTTAGTTTGTGTACTACTAGCTGGCAGGGGTAGAGATGGGGGTGAAAACATTCTGCCTCCTCACTGCCCCTCCGTATCTCCCAGTACCCAGCCTTGGGCACACCCTGGCCAGAACCAGCTGTTTGCAGACCTGAACCAAGAGGAACTGATGGCTGTGATGAGCTTTCTGACCCAGCAGCTGGAGCCAAGCTTGGTGGATGCAGGACAAGCTCGCCCCTCAGACAACTGTATCTTCTCAGTGGAGCTGAAGCTGCCCCCCAAGGCTGCAGCCCTGGCCCACCTGGATAGGGGAAGCCCCCCACCTCCCCGGGAGGCCCTGGCCATCATCTTCTTTGGTGGGCAACCCCAGCCCAACGTAAGTGAGCTGGTGGTGGGGCCACTGCCACACCCATCCTACCTGCGGGATGTGACTATGGAGCGCCATGGGGGCCCCCTACCCTATCACCGGCGCCCTGTGCTGGGACAAGAGTACCTGGACATTGACCAGATGATCTTCGACCGAGAGCTGCCCCAGGCTGCTGGTCTCCTCCACCACTGTTGCTTCTATAAACGCAAAGAACGGAACCTGGTGACGATGACTACAGGTCCCCGTGGTCTGCAGTCGGGGGACCGAGCCACCTGGTTTGGCCTTTACTACAATGTCTCAGGGGCTGGGTTTTTTCTCCACCCCGTGGGTTTGGAGCTGCTGGTAGACCACAAGGCTCTGGACCCTGCCCGCTGGACCATTCAGAAGGTGTTCTATCAAGGCCGCTACTTTGAGAGTCTGGTCCAGCTGGAGGAGCAGTTTGAGGCTGGCCTGGTGAATGTGGTGCTGGTCCCCGACAATGGCACAG GGGCTTTCAGTGGCCCAAGGATCTTTGATGTCCGCTTCCAGGGAGAACGACTAGCTTATGAGATCAGCCTCCAGGAGGCCTTGACAATCTATGGAGGAAATTCCCCAGCAGCAATGCTGACCCGTTATATAGATGGCAGCTTTGGCATGGGCAAGTACGCCTCACCTCTGACCCGTGGGGTGGACTGCCCCTACCTGGCCACTTACATGGACTGGCATTTCCTTTTGGAGTCCCAGGCTCCCAAGACATTACATGATGCCTTTTGTGTGTTTGAACAGAATCAGGGCCTCCCCCTGCGGCGACACCATTCAGAGTTTTACTCCTACTACTTTGGAGGCCTTGCGGAAACCGTGCTGGTCTTCAGATCTGTGTCTACCATGCTCAACTACGACTATGTGTGGGATATGATCTTCCACCCCAATGGGGCCATAGAAGTCAAATTCCATGCCACAGGCTACATCAGCTCAGCATTCCTCTTTGGTGCTGCCCGAAGGTACGGAAACCAGGTTGGGGAGCACACGCTGGGCACCGTCCACACCCACAGTGCCCACTTCAAGGTGGATCTGGATGTAGCAG GTCTGGAGAACTGGGTCTGGGCTGAGGACATGGCCTTTGTCCCCTCGGTGGTGCCCTGGAGCCCCGAGCACCAGCTGCAGAGGCTGCAGGTGACCCGCAAGCAGCTGGAGACGGAGGAGCAGGCCGCCTTCCCCCTGGGAGGCCCCCTGCCTCGCTACCTGTACCTGGCCAGCAACCACAGCAACAAGTGGGGTCACCCACGTGGCTACCGTATCCAGGTGCTCAGCTTTGCTGGGGAGCCACTGCCCCAAAACAGCTCCATGGAGAGAGCCGTCAGCTGGGGGAG GTACCAGCTGGCCGTGACCCAGCGGAAGGAGGAGGAGCCCAGTAGCACCAGCGTCTTCAATCAGAACGACCCCTGGACCCCGACTGTGGACTTTGCTGACTTCCTCAACAATGAGACCATTGCTGGAGAG GACTTGGTGGCCTGGGTGACAGCTGGCTTCCTGCACATCCCACATGCAGAGGACGTCCCCAACACGGTGACTGTGGGGAACGGGGTGGGCTTCTTCCTCCGACCTTACAACTTCTTTGATGAGGACCCCTCCTTTGACTCTGCTGACGCCGTCTACTTCTGGAGAGACGAGGATTCAGGAGACTGTGAGGTCAACCCCCTGGTTTGCCTCCCCGAGACCGCTGCCTGTGCCCCTGACCTCCCTGCCTTCTCCCATGGGGGCTTCTCCCGTAACTAG
- the LOC143687367 gene encoding amine oxidase [copper-containing] 3 isoform X1 → MNQKTTLVLLALAVITIFALVCVLLAGRGRDGGENILPPHCPSVSPSTQPWAHPGQNQLFADLNQEELMAVMSFLTQQLEPSLVDAGQARPSDNCIFSVELKLPPKAAALAHLDRGSPPPPREALAIIFFGGQPQPNVSELVVGPLPHPSYLRDVTMERHGGPLPYHRRPVLGQEYLDIDQMIFDRELPQAAGLLHHCCFYKRKERNLVTMTTGPRGLQSGDRATWFGLYYNVSGAGFFLHPVGLELLVDHKALDPARWTIQKVFYQGRYFESLVQLEEQFEAGLVNVVLVPDNGTGGSWSLKSRVTSGPAAPLQFHPQGPRFSVQGKRVTSSLWTFSFGLGAFSGPRIFDVRFQGERLAYEISLQEALTIYGGNSPAAMLTRYIDGSFGMGKYASPLTRGVDCPYLATYMDWHFLLESQAPKTLHDAFCVFEQNQGLPLRRHHSEFYSYYFGGLAETVLVFRSVSTMLNYDYVWDMIFHPNGAIEVKFHATGYISSAFLFGAARRYGNQVGEHTLGTVHTHSAHFKVDLDVAGLENWVWAEDMAFVPSVVPWSPEHQLQRLQVTRKQLETEEQAAFPLGGPLPRYLYLASNHSNKWGHPRGYRIQVLSFAGEPLPQNSSMERAVSWGRYQLAVTQRKEEEPSSTSVFNQNDPWTPTVDFADFLNNETIAGEDLVAWVTAGFLHIPHAEDVPNTVTVGNGVGFFLRPYNFFDEDPSFDSADAVYFWRDEDSGDCEVNPLVCLPETAACAPDLPAFSHGGFSRN, encoded by the exons ATGAACCAGAAGACCACCCTGGTGCTGCTGGCTCTGGCTGTTATTACCATCTTTGCCTTAGTTTGTGTACTACTAGCTGGCAGGGGTAGAGATGGGGGTGAAAACATTCTGCCTCCTCACTGCCCCTCCGTATCTCCCAGTACCCAGCCTTGGGCACACCCTGGCCAGAACCAGCTGTTTGCAGACCTGAACCAAGAGGAACTGATGGCTGTGATGAGCTTTCTGACCCAGCAGCTGGAGCCAAGCTTGGTGGATGCAGGACAAGCTCGCCCCTCAGACAACTGTATCTTCTCAGTGGAGCTGAAGCTGCCCCCCAAGGCTGCAGCCCTGGCCCACCTGGATAGGGGAAGCCCCCCACCTCCCCGGGAGGCCCTGGCCATCATCTTCTTTGGTGGGCAACCCCAGCCCAACGTAAGTGAGCTGGTGGTGGGGCCACTGCCACACCCATCCTACCTGCGGGATGTGACTATGGAGCGCCATGGGGGCCCCCTACCCTATCACCGGCGCCCTGTGCTGGGACAAGAGTACCTGGACATTGACCAGATGATCTTCGACCGAGAGCTGCCCCAGGCTGCTGGTCTCCTCCACCACTGTTGCTTCTATAAACGCAAAGAACGGAACCTGGTGACGATGACTACAGGTCCCCGTGGTCTGCAGTCGGGGGACCGAGCCACCTGGTTTGGCCTTTACTACAATGTCTCAGGGGCTGGGTTTTTTCTCCACCCCGTGGGTTTGGAGCTGCTGGTAGACCACAAGGCTCTGGACCCTGCCCGCTGGACCATTCAGAAGGTGTTCTATCAAGGCCGCTACTTTGAGAGTCTGGTCCAGCTGGAGGAGCAGTTTGAGGCTGGCCTGGTGAATGTGGTGCTGGTCCCCGACAATGGCACAGGTGGGTCCTGGTCTCTGAAATCCCGGGTGACTTCAGGCCCAGCTGCCCCTCTTCAGTTCCATCCCCAGGGTCCCCGCTTTAGTGTGCAGGGGAAACGAGTGACCTCCTCACTGTGGACTTTCTCCTTTGGCCTAGGGGCTTTCAGTGGCCCAAGGATCTTTGATGTCCGCTTCCAGGGAGAACGACTAGCTTATGAGATCAGCCTCCAGGAGGCCTTGACAATCTATGGAGGAAATTCCCCAGCAGCAATGCTGACCCGTTATATAGATGGCAGCTTTGGCATGGGCAAGTACGCCTCACCTCTGACCCGTGGGGTGGACTGCCCCTACCTGGCCACTTACATGGACTGGCATTTCCTTTTGGAGTCCCAGGCTCCCAAGACATTACATGATGCCTTTTGTGTGTTTGAACAGAATCAGGGCCTCCCCCTGCGGCGACACCATTCAGAGTTTTACTCCTACTACTTTGGAGGCCTTGCGGAAACCGTGCTGGTCTTCAGATCTGTGTCTACCATGCTCAACTACGACTATGTGTGGGATATGATCTTCCACCCCAATGGGGCCATAGAAGTCAAATTCCATGCCACAGGCTACATCAGCTCAGCATTCCTCTTTGGTGCTGCCCGAAGGTACGGAAACCAGGTTGGGGAGCACACGCTGGGCACCGTCCACACCCACAGTGCCCACTTCAAGGTGGATCTGGATGTAGCAG GTCTGGAGAACTGGGTCTGGGCTGAGGACATGGCCTTTGTCCCCTCGGTGGTGCCCTGGAGCCCCGAGCACCAGCTGCAGAGGCTGCAGGTGACCCGCAAGCAGCTGGAGACGGAGGAGCAGGCCGCCTTCCCCCTGGGAGGCCCCCTGCCTCGCTACCTGTACCTGGCCAGCAACCACAGCAACAAGTGGGGTCACCCACGTGGCTACCGTATCCAGGTGCTCAGCTTTGCTGGGGAGCCACTGCCCCAAAACAGCTCCATGGAGAGAGCCGTCAGCTGGGGGAG GTACCAGCTGGCCGTGACCCAGCGGAAGGAGGAGGAGCCCAGTAGCACCAGCGTCTTCAATCAGAACGACCCCTGGACCCCGACTGTGGACTTTGCTGACTTCCTCAACAATGAGACCATTGCTGGAGAG GACTTGGTGGCCTGGGTGACAGCTGGCTTCCTGCACATCCCACATGCAGAGGACGTCCCCAACACGGTGACTGTGGGGAACGGGGTGGGCTTCTTCCTCCGACCTTACAACTTCTTTGATGAGGACCCCTCCTTTGACTCTGCTGACGCCGTCTACTTCTGGAGAGACGAGGATTCAGGAGACTGTGAGGTCAACCCCCTGGTTTGCCTCCCCGAGACCGCTGCCTGTGCCCCTGACCTCCCTGCCTTCTCCCATGGGGGCTTCTCCCGTAACTAG